In Capillimicrobium parvum, a genomic segment contains:
- a CDS encoding substrate-binding domain-containing protein, which yields MRALSVAAVLGALALVGTACGSSGDGGSTSAGTTAAASTAAADTTAADTTASTTSGDTAAAGTVGVDASQLASESEVQSLMDEAFGGGVTVNDLPPIAQEAYKMYAKPITSEEKKVIERCLTTSGVCDLGKTNPEAKLAVAESEDTDNPYYKSVRAVYLLQALREPTVKSVNFTQASFKVPAALSNFRSHISQGADVIVGAFDLGDVMLPVVKQAAAKGIPVWSSTQTIPSAKYDGTDLAGDTLTDLCAYGKTMGEIALKSGKNIAMYTGTPGNTYAPQWQECAKQAIKDGGGTITTNGTTNWTPQGEQQAAAALAAKGLPDAIIYDYAPEAFIRKFLQLGKTPPTMVGGSQTMGSVGAWLDAKKKGKDFKSYIAASEITFAVPSLHAAVATKNGIDVEKRIKLPQPVVPVQDVVKYYSPDFPAGANFGSGLPKDILQYSFSH from the coding sequence GTGCGCGCGCTTTCGGTCGCGGCCGTGCTCGGTGCGCTGGCGCTGGTCGGCACGGCCTGCGGAAGCAGCGGCGACGGCGGGTCGACGAGCGCCGGCACCACCGCCGCCGCGAGCACGGCGGCGGCCGACACGACCGCGGCCGACACCACGGCGAGCACCACGTCGGGCGACACCGCCGCTGCGGGCACCGTCGGCGTCGATGCCTCGCAGCTGGCCAGCGAGTCCGAGGTCCAGTCGCTCATGGACGAGGCCTTCGGCGGCGGTGTGACGGTCAACGACCTCCCGCCGATCGCCCAAGAGGCCTACAAGATGTACGCCAAGCCGATCACCTCCGAGGAGAAGAAGGTGATCGAGCGCTGCCTGACGACGAGCGGCGTGTGCGACCTGGGCAAGACGAACCCCGAGGCCAAGCTGGCCGTCGCGGAGTCCGAGGACACCGACAACCCGTACTACAAGTCGGTCCGCGCCGTGTACCTGCTGCAGGCGCTGCGCGAGCCAACGGTGAAGTCGGTCAACTTCACGCAGGCGAGCTTCAAGGTGCCGGCGGCGCTGTCGAACTTCCGCAGCCACATCAGCCAGGGCGCTGACGTGATCGTCGGCGCGTTCGACCTCGGCGACGTGATGCTGCCGGTCGTCAAGCAGGCGGCCGCCAAGGGCATCCCGGTGTGGAGCTCCACGCAGACGATCCCGTCGGCGAAGTACGACGGCACCGACCTCGCGGGCGACACGCTGACCGACCTGTGCGCGTACGGCAAGACGATGGGCGAGATCGCACTGAAGTCCGGCAAGAACATCGCCATGTACACCGGCACGCCGGGTAACACCTACGCGCCGCAGTGGCAGGAGTGTGCGAAGCAGGCCATCAAGGACGGCGGCGGCACGATCACCACCAACGGCACGACCAACTGGACGCCGCAGGGCGAGCAGCAGGCCGCGGCCGCGCTGGCCGCCAAGGGGCTGCCCGACGCGATCATCTACGACTACGCGCCGGAGGCGTTCATTCGCAAGTTCCTCCAACTCGGCAAGACCCCGCCGACGATGGTGGGCGGCTCGCAGACGATGGGCTCGGTCGGCGCCTGGCTGGACGCGAAGAAGAAGGGCAAGGACTTCAAGTCCTACATCGCGGCGAGCGAGATCACGTTCGCGGTGCCGAGCCTGCACGCGGCGGTCGCGACGAAGAACGGCATCGACGTGGAGAAGCGGATCAAGCTGCCGCAGCCCGTCGTGCCGGTCCAGGATGTCGTGAAGTACTACAGCCCGGACTTCCCCGCGGGGGCGAACTTCGGGTCTGGCCTGCCGAAGGACATCCTCCAGTACTCGTTCTCGCACTGA